CGCAGCGCCGCCTGGTGGAGGATCTCGAGCTCCGCGCTCTTGGCCTTGTGGAACTGGCGGACGTCGGCGATGGCGGATTTCTGCGCATCGGTGAGGGAACGATCGTCGGCGCCGGCCTCCTGGTCCTTCTTCCGGAGGCGCTCCATCGCCAGCTCGTACGCGCTCTTCGGGGCGTCGTCGGACATCGCAGTCCAAGTGTAGCAGAAGCGCGGGGCTGACCGCGACTCGCCCGCGGTGCGCTATGCGCGAGGTCCGGCCGGATGCTTTCCGGAGGCCGGCCACGAGGAGCAGACCATGTGTCAAGCCGGCGGGAAGCGCCCGAAACCGGTTCCCTCCGCGGCTGGCATGGGGTATACTGAGGTCCAGAGATGAGGCTCGGGTCCTCGCCTGCAGAGACCTTCCGCGCGTCCGTCCCGTCCATCTGGTTCACCGGCACCCGAAGAGAGCTCGCGCGGTTCGCCTCTCATGGCGCTCGTCGTCGGGCGAATGGCCGGAATATGCCGGTGAGGGAGCGCAAATGTTGAGACCGAAGCGTACGAAGGTCGCACTTCCTGGACCTCTCGATCCGGTAGAATGCCCGCCAGGTGATCGGGCTGTACTGATCGGCGCCTACAAGGCCGGTTTGATCGTGGCATGGAGGCGCGATGCCGAGCGTGGATACCGCTTGACATTCGCCGGTCGGCCGGACGAGTACGTAGAGGTCACCAAGCTCACCCGGTATCTCGAGAAGCTCAACGGCGCGGCCTGACCGCCCGGAATGGGCGCGCCGGCGTCCGACGCCGCCCAATGACCCGGGCGACCCGGCGTTGAGCTTTCACGGCCGGGCGTTGGGGGTCTGACCCGAGGCGTCGGTAGGCCGCGGCTTCATCCGCGACACCATCGCGGCCATGGAGCAGAGGCGGGCCACGGCCAGCGAGGCTCCTGTGACGGTGTTGCGCCCGCCGCGCTGGACCAAGGTGGCCGTGGTATTGGCGGCCTCGATCTTTCTCGCGGGGTTCGTGACGACATACGATTCGCGCATGGCTCGAGCGAGAGGGCAGCGGAGGGCAATAGGGAGGGTCCGTCGAACGACGCGTTGATATCATGGCGCCCATGACGGTCGTCCTCCTCGGCACCGGCGGCCCGCCTCCGAAGCCCCGGCGGCGGGGACGGCACGAAAGGAGTCAGCCATGGCGCTGATCGACGTCCACAACCACATCCTCTCCAAGACGTGGGTGGAACTCCTGGCTTCGTATGGAGGCCACCGCTACCAGACCGCCCGGGACCCGGAGGGGCGCACCATCGTCCTGCGCAAGGGCGCCCGCTTCCTGGGGCTCACCGACGCCATGTTCGATCCCGAGATGCGCCTCCGGGCCATGGACGAGGTCGGCGTCGCGATCGAGCTGCTTTCCTACACCTGCCCGAATTGCTACTGGGCCGACGGCAGGGCGGCCGAGACCGTCGCCCGCGCCATGAACGATCACCTGGCCGATGTGTGCGCCCGCTGGCCGGACCGCTTCCGGGGCCTGGGGAGTGTGCCGCTCCAGGACGTCGACCTCGCGCTCAAGGAGCTGGAGCGCGCCGTCGACCAGCTCGGGATGGTCGGTCTCATCGTGCTGGCCAACGTGAACGAGACGCCGCTCGACGATCCGCGGTTCGAGCCGTTCTGGGCGGCCCTGAACGAGCGCCGCCTCCCGGTGCTGCTCCACCCCACCGTGCCGCCCGGCGTCGAGGCGATGGGGATGGATCGATACGGGCTGGTGCCGACGATCGGCTTCATGATCGACACCACCCTGGCGGTCACGCGAATGATCCTGGCCGGTATCTTCGAGCGCTACCCGGAGTGGCCCCTGATCGTCGGGCACACGGGGGCGACGCTCCCGTTCATCGCCGGGCGTCTCGACCAGTGCCACCGCTTCATCCCGGAGACGCGAGCCCGCCTCAGCCAGGCCCCGTCGACGTACCTCAAGCGCCTCTACTACGACACCGTCTGCTACGACGAGCATGCGCTCGAGCTGGCCTACAAGCTGGCCGGGCCCGAGCGCCTCCTCTACGGGAGCGACTACCCTCACACCATCGGCGACATGGCGGGCTGTGCCCGGCGGATCGAGGCCCTGCCGATCCCGGAGGCCGAGAAGGAGCTGATCCGCTCCGGGAACGCCCGCCGCCTGTTCGGGCTGGCCAGCCGATAGCGCCGCCCCGGGCCGGCGAGCGCCTGGCGGAGTCCATGGACGAGGGACCTGTTACTATAGGCCCAGGGACGGGCGGGCAGCCCCTGATGACCGAGACGGTGTCTCGAGGAAGGATGAGCCATGATTGAGTTCATTCACCACTACTCGAGCGTGATCGAGTCCGCCAACGGCAAGCGTTACGTCGCCCGCGTATACGCGGACCAGCAGCCGGCGGGCCTATGGGAGGCCTGGTTCGTGTTCTTTCCGCTCGACGGCGGGGGCGCGGTCGCCTCGGATCGCGAGACGACGCAGAGCAAGCGCGAGGACGTGCTCTACTGGACGGGCGGCATCACTTCGACCTATCTCCAGGGCGCTCTCCGTCGGGCGCTCGACCGCCTCCCGGAGGCGCGCCTGCTGCGCCACATCGCGCAGGCGGAGCTGGAGGAGACCTACAAGCGGGCCGAGGCCGACGCCTACCAGGCCGCGGCCGAGGAGGCCCTCGCCCGGGCTCGGGCTGCCGAGGCGCGGCGGCGCGAGGCGGAACGGCAGCTGGAGGGCCTGGACCCCGCCTCGCGGGGCCACCTGGAGGCGTCACCGCCGGCGGCGTGACTCCGTTCAAGGCCCGGAGTTTTCCTGGAGGAACCGCGAGGCTCTGCTGGACCTCGCCCGCGAGCACGGCTCCGCCCCCCCCTCCGGCCGGCCTGCTGACCGGCCTGCTGAATTGTCGGCCTGCCCGCGGGTGTTCGGGGCCGTGATCGCCGACCATTGCGCCTGACCGGGCGTGCCCGAGGGACACCGCCTCCGGAACTGGCCGTAGAGTAGGAGGCCATGGCCGAGCACGCGCGGGCGGTCATCATCGGGGGCGGCGTCGCCGGGTGCAGCGTCGCCTACCACTTGACGGCGCGCGGATGGCGAGACGTCGTCCTCCTCGAGCGCGCCGAGCTCACCAGCGGCTCCACGTTCCACGCGGCCGGCCTGGTCGGACAGCTCCGCTCCTCGGTGGCGCTGACCCGCCTCATGATGTGGAGTGTCAAGCTGTACCGGCGACTTCAGGCCGAGACCGGACGCGACCCCGGCTGGCACGAGGTGGGGAGCCTTCGCCTCGCCTCGTCGGCCGAGCGCATGGAAGAGCTCCGCCGCCAGGCGGGCTGGGCCAAGACCTTCGGGCTGCCGCTCGAGGTGGTGAGCCCGGAGGAGGCAGCCAAGCTCTTCCCGGTGATCTCGGTGGACGGGCTTCACGGCGCCGTCTATCTCTCCACCGATGGCCACCTGGACCCCGGCGGGCTGGCGGCGGCGCTGGCGGAGGGCGCGCGGCGGCACGGGGCCTCGATCCGGACCGGCGTGCGGGTCACGGGCATCGCGGTCAAGGAGGGCCGGGTCCACGAGGTCCGGACGGATGCCGGCCCGATCCGGGCCGACGTCGTGGTCAACGCGGCCGGGATGTGGGCGGCCGAGATCGGCCGGATGGTGGGCGTCACCATCCCGATGGTACCTATCCGTCACCAGTACCTGACGACCAAGCCGATCGAGGGCGTCCACCCGCGGATGCCGGTCATGCGCGACCCGGACCTGCTCGACTACTTCCGCGAGGAGGTCGGGGGCCTGGTGGTCGGCGGCTGGGAGCGGAACCCGGTTCCCTGGGGCCTCGACGGCATCCCCCCGGATTTCAACAACCGGCTCTTCGCGCCGGACTGGGAGCAGTTCGCGCCGCTCATGGAGAATGCGGTCCGCCGCATCCCGGCGCTGGCCGGCGCCGAGGTCGTGCGCCTCATCCACGGCCCGGAGGCCTTCACGCCCGACGGCGAGTTCATCCTCGGCGAGTCGCCCGAGGTCGCGGGGTTCTTCGTGGCCGCGGGCTTTTGCGCCCACGGAATCGCGGGGGCGGGCGGGGCCGGCCGGATCATCGCGGCGTGGATCGCCGACGGGGATCCGGGGCTCGACCTCTGGCACATGGACCTCCGCCGGTTCGGGGCCCAGTACCGCTCGCGCCGGCTCGTGACCGAGCGCGCCCGGGAGATCTACGGGACCTACTACGACATCCGCTACCCGAACCAGGAGCGCGAGGCCGGTCGACACCTGCGGCTCTCGCCGGTGCACCCGCGCCTCCGCGAACTCGGTGCCGTGTTCGGCGAGAAGGCCGGCTGGGAGCGCCCGAACTGGTTCGAGTCGAACGCGCCCCACGGGAGCGAGGCCCGCCGGCCGCGCGGCTTCGCCGGACGCTTCTGGTCGCCGGCCATCGAGGCCGAGCACATCGGGACGCGGGAGCGGGCCGGCCTGTTCGACGAGACCTCGTTCGCGAAGTTCGAAGTGGTCGGGCCAGGCGCCCTCCGGCTCCTCCAGTTCCTGACCGACAACGACATGGACAAGCCGGTGGGGGCGGTGACCTACACCTCGATGCTGAACCCGCGCGGGGGGATCGAGTGCGACTTCACGATCACGCGGCTCGGCCCCGACCGCTTCCGCATCATCACCGGCTCGGCCTTCGGCACCCATGACCGCGGCTGGATCAGCGGGCACCTCCCCCGGGACGGCTCCGTGCACCTCACCGACGTCACCGGCGGCTATGCCTGCGTCGGCCTCTTCGGCCCGCGGGCCCGCGACATCCTGGCCGCCGCGACCGAGGCGGACGTCTCCCACGCCGCGTTCCCGTACCTGACCGCCCGGGAGATCGCGGTGGGCCGCGTCCCGGTCCTGGCGGTCCGCGTCACCTATGTAGGCGAGCTCGGCTGGGAATTCTACGCCCCGACCGAGTACGGGCTCGAGCTCTGGGACACCCTGTGGGAGGCCGGCCGGCCCCACGGCCTGGTGGCCGCCGGCTACCGGGCGATCGACTCCTTGCGGCTCGAGAAGGGCTACCGCTACTGGAGCGCGGACATCACGCCCGACGACACGCCCTACGAGGCCGGCCTCGGCTTCGCCGTCCGCCTGGGCAAAGGCGAGTTCATCGGGCGTGAGGTTCTCGTCCGGCAGAAGGCGGAGGGCGTGCGGCGCCGGCTCTCCTGCCTCACCCTCGCCGACCCGCTCGCGGTGGCTGTGGGCGGTGAGCCCGTGCGCGCCGACGGACGCATCGTCGGCCGGGTGACGAGCGGGGGGCTCGGCTACTCGGTCGGGCTCAGCATCGCCTACGCGTACCTCCCGGTCGAGCTGGCGGCCGCCGGGACGTCGGTGGCCATCGAGGTCTACGGCGAGTGGATCGACGGCATCGTGGCGGCCGAGCCCCTCTGGGACCCGAAAGGCGAGCGCGTCCGGAGCTGAGCCGGTCGAGACTCCCCAGGGCCGGCCTCTTGTCCCTGCCTCTTCCTAAATGCCCGCGCTCACCGCGGCCGCAATCATCTTCATTCCTGCGCGTGGACTCGGGCGTCGACCGCTCCTCAAGGACGCCCGCATCAAGACACGCCAGGGTAATAGGGACGGCGCCCTTCTTGAGCTAGCCCCAATCGGCAATTCCTTTGCGCCTGCGACCAGGGAATCTCCGCTTCCCACCCATTTCTTGCCGATCAGGGCTAGCTCTTTTTCGCGGCCAGCCGTCTTTTTAGCTCTCGAAAGGACATCGTTCGCTGTCGTCGTCGGGCGCGGATCAGTCTCCAGAACGAGGGATCGGTCTGCAGGACGACCGCGTCCCAGTCGTGGCCTTCCACCCCCACCAGCACCGCAGCGGGCTTCCCGCGCCGCGTGATGACCACGCGGTCGTGTTGGGCATCGTCCACACATTCCTTAACCTTCTTCTGAAGGTCGCGCACGGTTACGGTCTTCATAGGATGTCCTCTGTTCTCTTCCCGGGCGGCTTTCTGCGTATCGCCCGCACGTAGACGACGTTCTCGTTTACGGAGACGTCGTAGAACACGCGATGCTCGCCGACCCTGAGCTCCCGGATCGGTGGCTCTGCCGTCCAGGGTGGTATGAGGTTCACCAGGAGCTTTCGATTCCGCGATGGAGTCATCGGTTCGTCGACCAGTTGCCTCTCGATTGTCTCGAGCACCTTTCCCCGATGGAACGCGGTGAGCCGTCTGAGATCCTTCTCCACGTCGCGCGCGAAGCGGATTTCATACACGCATATATCATTGCATATGCATCATTGCTTGGTCAATCTGGCCCCAGTCGGAAGGGCCGCGCGGAAGAGTTTCGAGGCCTGGACTCCCTCAGAACCACAGCACGCGGGCGCGGAGGGCGAGGTCGGTGAGGAGGTCCCGGGCCGGCCCCGTGTAGGTGACGTGGCCACGGTCGAGCACGTAGACGCGGTCGGCCAGCGCCAGGGCCAGGTCGAGGTTGTGCTCGACCAGCAGGATCGCCGTAGTGCCCCGGAGCGCCGCCACGGTCGCGTAGACCTCCTCGACGACGGCCGGGGCCAGCCCCTCGAACGGCTCGTCGAGGATCAGGAGATGGACGTCGCCGATCAGGGCGCGGGCGATGGCGAGCATCTGAAGCTCGCCGCCCGAGAGAGTCTCGGCCCGCGCGCGCCAGCGGGCGCGGAGCCTCGGGAACCGATCGAGGAGCCGGGCCTCGCCGTCCGACCCCGCACCGGCGCCGTCTCGCCGCGCGAGGCGGGCCAGCCGGAGGTTGTCCGCCACCGTCAGGTTCGGGAAGACCCGCCGGCCCTGGGGCGCCAGCCCGATCCCCAGCCGCCCGATCCGCTCCGGTGGCTCGCCCGCGATGTCGCGGCCGCGGAACGTGACGCGACCGTGGCGCGGCGGCCGAAGACCGACGATCGTGTTGAGCGTCGCGGTCTTGCCGGCCCCGTTCCGGCCCAGCAGGGCGACGACCTCGCCGCGCCGCACGTCGAGCGAGACCCCGTGCAGGATGTGGCTCTTCCCGTAAAAGGTGTCGACCTCCTCGAGGGTCAGGAGCGGCTCGCCGGGGGGCGCCGGCGCCGCAGCCGCGGCCGCCGCCGGCTGCGCCTTCCGCCCGCCCAGGTACGCGGCGCGCACCTCGGGATCGGCCTGGATCGCCGCCGGCGGCCCGTCGGCGATGATCCGGCCCGAGTGGAGCACGGTGATCCGGTCGGAGAGCGCCAGCACCCGGTCGATGTCGTGCTCGATCAGGACGATGGTGACACGGCGGGCGAGGCCCTTGATGAACGCGGCCACCCGCTCGCGCTCGGCGTGGGAGAGCCCGGCCAGCGGCTCGTCGAGCAGGAGCACGGTCGGCCGGGTCGCCAGGGCGATCCCGATCTCGAGGAGCCGCTGGCCGCCGTAGGAGAGGCTCGAGGCGACCGCGGCCTCCAGCCCCTCGAGGCCCACCTGGCGGATGGTCTTCCGGGCCTCCTGCGTGAGGTCGTCGAACGACGCGGCGGGCCGCCAGCCGTGCAGGCGATGCCGGCTCCGCGCCTGCACGGCCAGCCGGACGTTCTCGAAGACCGTGAGCTCGCGGAAGATCGTCAGGATCTGAAACGAGCGTGAGATGCCCCGCGCGACGATGCGGTGGGGAGCGAGCCCGGTGATGGGCTGGCCGCGGAAGTGAACCGTCCCGGCGTCGGGCGGGAGGAGGCCCGACAGGAGATTGAACAGCGTCGTCTTGCCCGCGCCGTTCGGCCCGATCAGCGCGCGGAGCTCGCCGGCCCGGACCTCGAGATCGACGCGGTCCACCGCCGCCAGGCCGCCGAAGCGCTTCACCAGGCCATGGGCCTCGAGCAGCACCTCGCCGGGGACGGTCGCCGGGCCGCCGTTCACTCCGTCGGCCTGCGGCTGGGGGGCGACCCGGCCGGCCATGGCCGCCAGCGCCTCCGCCTCGCGACGGAGCGGCGCCGTCAATCGCCGCAGGATCCCGAGGATCCCGTCCGGCGAGAAGAGGACGAAGGCCATGAACAGGAGGCCGAAATAGAGGAGCCAGTTCTCGGTGTAGCTCGTGAGGACCTCGCGGAAGAGGACGAAGAAGGCTGCCCCGACCGCCGGCCCCAGGAACTGACGCATCCCGCCGACCAGCGTCATCGCCAGGATCTCGCCCGACATCGTGACATGGACGAGATCCGCGTAGACGAATTGCTTGAGGAGGGCGTGAAGGCCGCCGGCCAGCCCGGCGATCGTGGTGGCCAGGACGAAGGCGAGCCACGTGTAGCGCCCGACGTCGTAGCCGATGAAGCCGGCCCGGCGCTCGTTCTCGCGGATCGCCTGGAGCACGGTGCCGAACGGGGCGTGGACGACGCGCCACACCAGTACCGCTCCGGCATAAGTGGCGGCGGCCGTGAGCCAGTAGAACGTCCGCTGGTCGGTGAGGTCGAGCCCGAGGAGGGACGGCCGGGCGATGCCGCCGAGGCCGCTCTCGCCGCCCGTCACGGCGGTCCAGCGAAAGACGATGTAGAAGAGCATCTGGGTGAAGGCGAGGGTGAGAAGCGAGAAATAGACGCCGCGCCGGCGCAGCGCGAAGAACCCGAGGACGGCTCCCAGCCCGGCTGCGGTGAGGACGCCGACCGCGAGCGGGGTGACGAGCCCCTTGACCAGGTGGATCTGGGTCAGCGCCATCGCATAGGCCGCGAGACCGAAGTAGGCCCCGTGGCCGAAGGAGGTGAGGCCCGTGTAGCCGAGGAGGAGGTTGTAGCCGAAGCCGACCAGCGCGAAGAGCGCGATCTCGCTGGCCACCGACACCGTGGTCCCGAACCAGCCGACCACGAAGGGGAGGACCAGGAGCCCGCCGGCCAGCGCGACGAGCGGCTGGCGCCAGAGGCCC
The sequence above is drawn from the Candidatus Methylomirabilota bacterium genome and encodes:
- a CDS encoding type II toxin-antitoxin system RelE/ParE family toxin, producing the protein MYEIRFARDVEKDLRRLTAFHRGKVLETIERQLVDEPMTPSRNRKLLVNLIPPWTAEPPIRELRVGEHRVFYDVSVNENVVYVRAIRRKPPGKRTEDIL
- a CDS encoding type II toxin-antitoxin system Phd/YefM family antitoxin, with amino-acid sequence MKTVTVRDLQKKVKECVDDAQHDRVVITRRGKPAAVLVGVEGHDWDAVVLQTDPSFWRLIRARRRQRTMSFRELKRRLAAKKS
- a CDS encoding amidohydrolase family protein — encoded protein: MALIDVHNHILSKTWVELLASYGGHRYQTARDPEGRTIVLRKGARFLGLTDAMFDPEMRLRAMDEVGVAIELLSYTCPNCYWADGRAAETVARAMNDHLADVCARWPDRFRGLGSVPLQDVDLALKELERAVDQLGMVGLIVLANVNETPLDDPRFEPFWAALNERRLPVLLHPTVPPGVEAMGMDRYGLVPTIGFMIDTTLAVTRMILAGIFERYPEWPLIVGHTGATLPFIAGRLDQCHRFIPETRARLSQAPSTYLKRLYYDTVCYDEHALELAYKLAGPERLLYGSDYPHTIGDMAGCARRIEALPIPEAEKELIRSGNARRLFGLASR
- a CDS encoding FAD-dependent oxidoreductase codes for the protein MAEHARAVIIGGGVAGCSVAYHLTARGWRDVVLLERAELTSGSTFHAAGLVGQLRSSVALTRLMMWSVKLYRRLQAETGRDPGWHEVGSLRLASSAERMEELRRQAGWAKTFGLPLEVVSPEEAAKLFPVISVDGLHGAVYLSTDGHLDPGGLAAALAEGARRHGASIRTGVRVTGIAVKEGRVHEVRTDAGPIRADVVVNAAGMWAAEIGRMVGVTIPMVPIRHQYLTTKPIEGVHPRMPVMRDPDLLDYFREEVGGLVVGGWERNPVPWGLDGIPPDFNNRLFAPDWEQFAPLMENAVRRIPALAGAEVVRLIHGPEAFTPDGEFILGESPEVAGFFVAAGFCAHGIAGAGGAGRIIAAWIADGDPGLDLWHMDLRRFGAQYRSRRLVTERAREIYGTYYDIRYPNQEREAGRHLRLSPVHPRLRELGAVFGEKAGWERPNWFESNAPHGSEARRPRGFAGRFWSPAIEAEHIGTRERAGLFDETSFAKFEVVGPGALRLLQFLTDNDMDKPVGAVTYTSMLNPRGGIECDFTITRLGPDRFRIITGSAFGTHDRGWISGHLPRDGSVHLTDVTGGYACVGLFGPRARDILAAATEADVSHAAFPYLTAREIAVGRVPVLAVRVTYVGELGWEFYAPTEYGLELWDTLWEAGRPHGLVAAGYRAIDSLRLEKGYRYWSADITPDDTPYEAGLGFAVRLGKGEFIGREVLVRQKAEGVRRRLSCLTLADPLAVAVGGEPVRADGRIVGRVTSGGLGYSVGLSIAYAYLPVELAAAGTSVAIEVYGEWIDGIVAAEPLWDPKGERVRS
- a CDS encoding branched-chain amino acid ABC transporter ATP-binding protein/permease; its protein translation is MPGLWRQPLVALAGGLLVLPFVVGWFGTTVSVASEIALFALVGFGYNLLLGYTGLTSFGHGAYFGLAAYAMALTQIHLVKGLVTPLAVGVLTAAGLGAVLGFFALRRRGVYFSLLTLAFTQMLFYIVFRWTAVTGGESGLGGIARPSLLGLDLTDQRTFYWLTAAATYAGAVLVWRVVHAPFGTVLQAIRENERRAGFIGYDVGRYTWLAFVLATTIAGLAGGLHALLKQFVYADLVHVTMSGEILAMTLVGGMRQFLGPAVGAAFFVLFREVLTSYTENWLLYFGLLFMAFVLFSPDGILGILRRLTAPLRREAEALAAMAGRVAPQPQADGVNGGPATVPGEVLLEAHGLVKRFGGLAAVDRVDLEVRAGELRALIGPNGAGKTTLFNLLSGLLPPDAGTVHFRGQPITGLAPHRIVARGISRSFQILTIFRELTVFENVRLAVQARSRHRLHGWRPAASFDDLTQEARKTIRQVGLEGLEAAVASSLSYGGQRLLEIGIALATRPTVLLLDEPLAGLSHAERERVAAFIKGLARRVTIVLIEHDIDRVLALSDRITVLHSGRIIADGPPAAIQADPEVRAAYLGGRKAQPAAAAAAAPAPPGEPLLTLEEVDTFYGKSHILHGVSLDVRRGEVVALLGRNGAGKTATLNTIVGLRPPRHGRVTFRGRDIAGEPPERIGRLGIGLAPQGRRVFPNLTVADNLRLARLARRDGAGAGSDGEARLLDRFPRLRARWRARAETLSGGELQMLAIARALIGDVHLLILDEPFEGLAPAVVEEVYATVAALRGTTAILLVEHNLDLALALADRVYVLDRGHVTYTGPARDLLTDLALRARVLWF